A stretch of the Gossypium hirsutum isolate 1008001.06 chromosome D07, Gossypium_hirsutum_v2.1, whole genome shotgun sequence genome encodes the following:
- the LOC107954415 gene encoding uncharacterized protein, whose product MHEYERTATIPGQRTYILRKLKRKYGKVEVSCIESGQSNQYLLPNSGNYIANNGIQAQAARCHTYELDPNQILAELKVINGHEGFEYQSTESWNSHLVGDFPKNQRSHLPFNSGNHIAGKATPNLLMRYLKINQAPMKKAYNFGTWLLLMKETIKVNWLLRMMDRECLLIPKLVLQRIQSE is encoded by the exons ATGCATGAATATGAGCGCACTGCTACAATTCCTGGACAG AGAACTTATATTCTGCGTAAATTAAAGAGAAAGTATGGAAAGGTTGAGGTTTCATGCATCGAAAGTGGTCAATCAAATCAATATTTGCTTCCTAACTCGGGAAATTATATTGCAAATAATGGAATTCAAGCTCAGGCCGCTAGATGCCATACG TATGAGTTAGATCCTAATCAGATATTGGCAGAGCTTAAAGTTATTAATGGCCATGAGGGGTTCGAATATCAATCTACGGAGTCGTGGAATTCACATCTtgttggtgattttccaaagaaCCAGCGCTCCCATTTGCCTTTCAATTCTGGAAACCACATTGCTGGAAAGGCAACTCCAAAC TTACTGATGAGGTACCTCAAGATCAATCAGGCACCAATGAAAAAGGCATATAATTTCGGAACTTGGTTGCTGCTGATGAAAGAAACAATCAAAGTAAACTGGTTGCTGAGAATGATGGATCGAGAATGCCTTCTAATTCCAAAATTGGTTCTGCAGAGGATTCAGTCCGAATA G